The sequence below is a genomic window from Psychrilyobacter piezotolerans.
GCTACATTTTCTCCCCTATAAAATTTCAATTCCCTGTATTTGTTTATAACCTCTTCTGCTGAATAATATTTATCTTTCCCCCACTCTATATTATCTCCCATTGTCATCAATTCAATGAATCTTACCTGGATTTTTCTATCTTTGGTAAGTTTTATAAACTCTCCTATTTCCTCGCTGTTAAAGCCGTTGATCAAAACACAATTTATCTTTATGGGAACCATGTCCAGTTCTTCTAATTTATCTATAGCCGATAAAATTTTATTTAAACCATCTACCCCTGTTATACCTTTAAATTTATCCCTCTTAAATGTATCCAGGCTTAAGTTTACTCTGGCTAATCCGGCTTTTTTCAGCTCCTCTAATTTCTCCGATAATAACAGCCCGTTACTGGTCATGGTAATCTCTTCTATCCCATCTATCTCCTTTATTCCACGGACTATTTCCACTAAATCTCTTCTTAACAGCGGTTCCCCCCCTGTTAACCTGATCTTTTTTATTCCCATTTTTGAAAATAATTTTACTAAATTAATAATCTGCTGCTGTGACATAGTTTTTTCAAAACAATGTATATTATCCTGGGGGCTGCAATACTTACATTTAAAATTGCAGCTATCTGTCAATGAAATTCTTAAGTAGTCTATATCTCTGCTGTATGAGTCTAACATATTTCCCCCTCTACTTTCTGGCACAGTCTCCTGTTTGTTTTAATAAAATTTCCAGACCGTGATGTACCGGTTCTAATATATATTCTAATATTTCCCTTACCGCTTTAGGGCTTCCAGGGAGATTGATGATCAGCGTATTCTTCCTGATTCCTGCAACGCCTCTGGACAGCATCCC
It includes:
- the moaA gene encoding GTP 3',8-cyclase MoaA, encoding MLDSYSRDIDYLRISLTDSCNFKCKYCSPQDNIHCFEKTMSQQQIINLVKLFSKMGIKKIRLTGGEPLLRRDLVEIVRGIKEIDGIEEITMTSNGLLLSEKLEELKKAGLARVNLSLDTFKRDKFKGITGVDGLNKILSAIDKLEELDMVPIKINCVLINGFNSEEIGEFIKLTKDRKIQVRFIELMTMGDNIEWGKDKYYSAEEVINKYRELKFYRGENVAKIYKIPDSKGEVGFISPNSNKFCSSCNRIRITSEGKLKLCLHSDTEYNLLEVLEEKDPLGTLKKIMGEKPKEHRLNEKKYIKKNMVSIGG